The Psychrobacter sp. P11G3 genomic interval GGTTCTGTGGGCAAAACGTATTGGTCACAACGCTTGGCAATTTCCGCAGGGTGGTATCGACCGCGGGGAGACGCCGATGGATGCAATGTATCGCGAGCTCTGGGAAGAGGTCGGCTTACATCCGCGTCATGTAGACTTATTGGCAGTCACGCAAGACTGGTTGCGCTATCGTTTGCCAAAACGTTATGTACGTCATGGTCAGCATCCCTTATGTATTGGGCAAAAACAAAAATGGTTTTTGCTACGCTTAGATGAGCCAAATACTCAACATATCCGCTTTGATGAAGGGAAACCTGAATTTGACCATTGGCAATGGGTCAGCTACTGGTATCCACTCGGACAAGTAATTCACTTTAAACGAGGCGTTTATCGTCGTGCCTTGCAAGAATTGGTACGCGAACTCCCTCTGAAGCAAGAGCTGATCATTCCTGAGCAAAATAATCATCTGCTTATGTAATGAGTCACTCAATAGTACAATGCAAAACACCCACGATAGTAGCTAGAATGTTAGCAATTACCGTGGGTGTTTTTTATTATCTCTTAACGGTCACTTTGAATGACTATCAAACTCACGGCTAATAATATTCGCCGTGTAGTTTGCTCCCGTATCTCTCTCTTTGCGCAACGTTAAGATGCTTTGAGTGCGGGTACCATAAGTAGGTTTGCTAGTTTCAGTATCGCCAAAAGCGACAGGTTCAATATAAACAGACGATAACATCTGCTCCACTTCAAATGCCACGCCAGTCACAGGCAGTTTGTCTTCTGGTGCTTTGGTACTATCTGACAAGACATTAAAAGCCGCCACTTGCCAGTACGCAGGCGAGCTATCCTCTGCAATCAATGGCAGCACTTCTTGACGTAGTCGCCCGCGCAACTGCTCTGTCTTAAACCAACTGTCCTCTGGTTGACCATTAGAGATAACATGTAGACCTGCATATAATGGCGTGGGTGCATGACCACGATTATTGACGATCACAGCTTGCGCAGCGTCACCAATAATCAGATTAAAACCCGCATAATCCTGCAAATCAATCTGCCGTGCAAAATTCATCGGACTTAAAGTCCCTGTCAAGAATTCAGTGACCAGCGCACCACGTGAGCGCTCATCACTGCTTGCCTGCACCCCATCACGAAAGTTCAACACCGCAGCCCAACGACCATTTTGTTCATAATACTCTGCACTCTGCGCTGGTGACACTTGCTGATGAATGCCTAACCACGTGCCACCGCTTTGCTTATCGCGTCCAGCATAGATAGGTTGGTCAGACCACTGGTGGAGCGGCTCAGTTGGGCGCTGCAAAAACTCATCACGGTTAGACAGTAGTACTAGCGGTAACTCATCAAATAATTGCCAAGCAATAGCGACAATACACATAGCTTTCCTTTTATAATAATTTTCGTTATGCGGGTAATTCTTAATAGAGGCAAAGATATTATTTCAGACTTTACCTATTAATAAGGTAGCACTTACAGGCAGTACTTATTAATTGCCAGTCAGTAATTTATTGGCAGGATAACTAATTTGAGAGGTTGAACGTATTACTTGTGATTGCTTACTTGGTAAGTCAAACTCCCACGCTATCATGCCTTGATTGTCATTCCAATCTCGCTCAGTTACAGGCGGCGTATGCGTTACCGCAATTTTTAAACTATCGTCACGACTGATAGGCTCACTGCCCAGTACTTGCAATCGTACGCTACGATTGTGCTGATTGGTAAACTGATATGCCTTGGTAGTCGTCAGTGTTTGCGTACGGTTTAGCACGCCTTTCTCACCTTGCTTATCTTCATTGGTCAGCTCTTTTACGAGCATATTTGAATCACGACCAAATCCAATCCCCTGCTCTTTTAGTACTTGATAACTATAACGCGACTGACCCACATAATTGTCATCACGGTACAGCTGTAGCGAACCATCGACCCAGTCCGGCGTCAAAAACGGCGCTGACGCATACCAGTAGGCAGCAGTCTCAACACTTGGCGTACTGCGAATCCAGAGCTTACTATTACCTGCCTGCTCCCCAATCACTGTGCGTACCCGTCTCCCGTCACTCGGAATACTGACCAACTGCGGTAAACGATACTCGATAATGCCATTTTTATTTTGGCTACTAACGGTAAAATTAGGTAGCGGTGCCATAGCTGCCCCTGCTCCTTTATTATAAGCAGGCTCTTCCATCATAACAGGGGACGCATCCATCATAGGTAGCTCACGTCTTACTCGAGCATCTTCGCTCTCTTCATACAATGATAGACGTTGTACATACGGCAGTTGCCCCGTCGTACTTTGATTGGGATTAACGGTGCTGAGTGTCAGTGGTACGTTTGTCCAGTTCTCGCCAGTTTGCTGGGCGATAATCGCAGAAGCTGTGATACTTAACTGCTCACTGTTTGTGTTTAGGCGAGCTTGATATGCAGGCTCCCAACCTGCACCTTGCACTTGATAATGCAACTTAATACTACTTGGCGAGCGGCTTGCCGTACGTACACTCACCTGTGTCACCTTGTTAAAGGTCGATGTCGCGCTGCCTGCCATCAGTTGATTCAGTGCGTCTTGGGCACGCGCTTGTCGCTGTTGAATCTCTAAAATCCTTTGGTTAATACTGGTCGCTTGAGTTTCTATATCGCGGGCATTATTGGCAATCGTGCTGTCTGTATTGACTTGCGTGGCTTTGGTCAAATTCTGCAAGTAAGCCTTTGCTAATCGTGCCGCTTCTAATTCAGCATTGATATTGGCTAAGGTATTTTGCTGCGTCTGTACCTTGGCGTCACCTTGATACTGACACTGGGCTGCCTGCTCACCTGTCAGCTCTTCGATACTGACCTCCCCAACGTTGACACTACCTGTCGCTTGTACACTTAGACTTTCTTTATCCATATAAGGTGACAGGCAGGAAAACACCACCGTTTGCTCACCGCTACCTGTGATAGGCAATGCGCGCGTCACGCTTGCCAGCCCCTGATAAATGGTCACTTGCTCGACGCTACTGGTGGCCGCTTGTGCCGAAGACAATCCCAAAATGGCACTACTACTAAGTACAAATGGCAAGATAGTAAATCTAGTTATTTGATTAAGCGGCGGTAATACGCTGCCATGGCCTGTTGAGACAGGCGAATCCGTTAATTGTGCGTTCATACATCATTCCTTAGCAGTAAAATCCATCATGGCAGCCACGCATTGGCTCAACGCGCAAAATAGTAACTATCTTAGAGATATTACCGTAGCCGTTTTGCAAGTCTTTGGCAATAAATGCTTTTAGCAAACAGCATTTTTAGTAAACAGCATTTTTAGTAAATAGCGCCTTTATCGATAAATCTCTTCATATGGTAGCTCTTCAATTTTAAAAATTTGGTTTTCTGTATTGCACCATTTTTTTGTTCATCTCCCCTTTATGGTGCAATTTATTAACCATCCTGCACTAAATTAATGAATATATTAATCAGAACTTAATTATTGCTCAATTATTACTCGATTATTGGCTTTTTTAACTTGGCACGGAACTTGAACTCTTAATAGGTGTTCAGGAACATTATTTTACCTTTTGTATTTATTAGGAGATGTCCATGTTTTCGTTACCAATTTTAGCCAACACTCAAGTAGTAGACCCTCAATCACACGGAAAAATAAAATCACGTTTTTCGTTACTAGCGGTGGCCGTCGTTGGCAGCTTAAGTCTTATTGGTTGTCAAAAACCTGCCGAAACTGCAGCATCAACAGAGACTACAACTGAAACCAGCACAGAAACAACCACCGAGCCTGCTGCTGCTGGCGACACTATCAAAGTCGGCATACTACATTCGCTGTCTGGCACCATGGCCATCTCTGAAACCTCTCTAAAAGATACTGCATTGATGACGATTGATGAAATCAATGCCAATGGCGGCGTGCTCGGTAAGCAACTCGAACCAGTCGTCGTCGACCCTGCTTCTGATTGGCCATTATTCGCTGAAAAAGCACGTCAGCTACTCACTCAAGACAAAGTAGATGTCATCTTTGGCGGTTGGACATCGGTATCACGCAAATCCGTGTTGCCTGTGGTTGAAGAGTTAAACGGATTGATGTTCTATCCAGTGCAGTACGAAGGACAAGAGCAGTCAGAAAACATTTTTTACACTGGTGCGGCACCAAACCAGCAAGCTATTCCAGCGGTAGAGTATTTAATGAGTGAAGAAGGCGGC includes:
- a CDS encoding DUF4139 domain-containing protein, giving the protein MNAQLTDSPVSTGHGSVLPPLNQITRFTILPFVLSSSAILGLSSAQAATSSVEQVTIYQGLASVTRALPITGSGEQTVVFSCLSPYMDKESLSVQATGSVNVGEVSIEELTGEQAAQCQYQGDAKVQTQQNTLANINAELEAARLAKAYLQNLTKATQVNTDSTIANNARDIETQATSINQRILEIQQRQARAQDALNQLMAGSATSTFNKVTQVSVRTASRSPSSIKLHYQVQGAGWEPAYQARLNTNSEQLSITASAIIAQQTGENWTNVPLTLSTVNPNQSTTGQLPYVQRLSLYEESEDARVRRELPMMDASPVMMEEPAYNKGAGAAMAPLPNFTVSSQNKNGIIEYRLPQLVSIPSDGRRVRTVIGEQAGNSKLWIRSTPSVETAAYWYASAPFLTPDWVDGSLQLYRDDNYVGQSRYSYQVLKEQGIGFGRDSNMLVKELTNEDKQGEKGVLNRTQTLTTTKAYQFTNQHNRSVRLQVLGSEPISRDDSLKIAVTHTPPVTERDWNDNQGMIAWEFDLPSKQSQVIRSTSQISYPANKLLTGN
- a CDS encoding RNA pyrophosphohydrolase, whose amino-acid sequence is MIDADGFRANVGIILANTQGQVLWAKRIGHNAWQFPQGGIDRGETPMDAMYRELWEEVGLHPRHVDLLAVTQDWLRYRLPKRYVRHGQHPLCIGQKQKWFLLRLDEPNTQHIRFDEGKPEFDHWQWVSYWYPLGQVIHFKRGVYRRALQELVRELPLKQELIIPEQNNHLLM
- a CDS encoding NRDE family protein, translated to MCIVAIAWQLFDELPLVLLSNRDEFLQRPTEPLHQWSDQPIYAGRDKQSGGTWLGIHQQVSPAQSAEYYEQNGRWAAVLNFRDGVQASSDERSRGALVTEFLTGTLSPMNFARQIDLQDYAGFNLIIGDAAQAVIVNNRGHAPTPLYAGLHVISNGQPEDSWFKTEQLRGRLRQEVLPLIAEDSSPAYWQVAAFNVLSDSTKAPEDKLPVTGVAFEVEQMLSSVYIEPVAFGDTETSKPTYGTRTQSILTLRKERDTGANYTANIISREFDSHSK